Proteins from one Candidatus Eisenbacteria bacterium genomic window:
- a CDS encoding sigma 54-interacting transcriptional regulator, which yields MTTNQPEAAPLLIGEHALIQKISLLVRKVAPTDATILIMGESGTGKELVARAVHALSQRGDRPFIPVNCGAIPAELLESEMFGHERGAFTGAIGQRAGMFQLANGGTIFLDEVGEMSPTLQVKLLRVLQDREVRPVGGDRPLKVDVRVLAASNKDLAAEVEAGRFREDLFYRLQVIPIVMPPLRERRSDIPLLVRHFLEKHNRKRAGRACTITEEAMVHLWEYDWPGNVRELENLLERLVILSEDGTIGLQQLPAQIRSLISEKKIPRPTLGEHGLDLNTAVEEFENRLIEEALRRTKGNKQAAARLLGLKRTTLVAKLRRRRGPDSTPDPELDNDTDVETEASESEATE from the coding sequence GTGACGACCAATCAGCCAGAAGCTGCTCCGCTGCTCATCGGCGAGCACGCCCTGATCCAGAAAATCAGCCTGCTCGTCCGGAAGGTCGCCCCGACCGACGCGACCATCCTCATCATGGGGGAGAGCGGGACCGGCAAGGAGCTCGTGGCGCGCGCGGTGCACGCGCTCAGCCAGCGCGGCGACCGGCCGTTCATCCCGGTCAACTGCGGCGCCATCCCGGCCGAGCTGCTCGAGTCCGAGATGTTCGGCCACGAGCGCGGCGCGTTCACCGGCGCGATCGGGCAGCGCGCCGGCATGTTCCAGCTCGCCAACGGCGGCACGATCTTCCTGGACGAGGTGGGCGAGATGAGCCCCACGCTCCAGGTGAAGCTCCTGCGCGTGCTGCAGGATCGCGAGGTGCGCCCCGTCGGCGGCGACCGGCCGCTCAAGGTCGACGTGCGCGTGCTCGCGGCGTCGAACAAGGACCTCGCCGCCGAGGTGGAGGCGGGACGCTTCCGCGAGGACCTCTTCTACCGCCTGCAGGTGATCCCGATCGTGATGCCGCCCTTGCGCGAGCGCCGCTCGGACATCCCGTTGCTCGTCCGCCACTTCCTCGAGAAGCACAACCGCAAGCGTGCGGGGCGTGCCTGCACCATCACCGAAGAGGCGATGGTGCACCTGTGGGAGTACGACTGGCCGGGCAACGTGCGCGAGCTCGAGAACCTGCTCGAGCGCCTCGTGATCCTCTCCGAGGACGGCACGATCGGCCTGCAACAGCTCCCGGCCCAGATCCGCTCCCTCATCTCCGAGAAGAAGATCCCGCGCCCGACGCTCGGCGAGCACGGCCTCGACCTCAATACCGCCGTCGAGGAGTTCGAGAACCGTCTCATCGAGGAGGCGCTCCGCCGCACCAAGGGCAACAAGCAAGCCGCAGCGCGTCTGCTCGGGCTGAAGCGCACGACGCTGGTCGCGAAATTGCGACGGCGGCGCGGGCCCGACTCAACACCCGATCCCGAGCTCGATAACGACACCGACGTAGAGACCGAAGCGTCTGAATCCGAGGCGACCGAATGA
- the rph gene encoding ribonuclease PH, with amino-acid sequence MVERKRQKGRADGRKATELRPVRMTPGFMPAAEGSVLIETGETRVVCTATVQDSVPPFMRGQGKGWVTAEYAMLPRSSPERVERERRGPGGRSQEIQRLVGRSLRAVVDMDALGERSILIDCDVLNADAGTRTASITGGYVALVLALNRLRKDRLIDKMPLTGSVAAVSVGIVGGRALLDLCYEEDHRAEVDFNVVMTGSGRFVEVQGTAEGKAFTRAQLDKLLALANTGIERLGAIQRDTLREAGITLPRR; translated from the coding sequence ATGGTTGAGCGCAAGCGTCAAAAGGGTCGCGCCGACGGCAGAAAAGCGACGGAACTTCGGCCGGTTCGGATGACCCCGGGGTTCATGCCCGCGGCCGAGGGATCGGTCCTCATCGAGACCGGGGAGACGCGCGTGGTGTGCACGGCCACGGTCCAGGACTCGGTGCCGCCCTTCATGCGCGGCCAGGGCAAGGGCTGGGTCACGGCCGAGTACGCGATGCTGCCGCGCAGCTCGCCCGAGCGCGTCGAGCGCGAGCGGCGCGGCCCGGGCGGGCGCTCGCAGGAGATCCAGCGGCTCGTGGGGCGGAGCCTCCGCGCCGTGGTCGACATGGACGCGCTCGGCGAGCGCTCGATCCTGATCGACTGCGACGTGCTGAACGCCGACGCCGGCACGCGCACGGCGTCGATCACGGGCGGCTACGTGGCGCTCGTGCTGGCGCTCAACCGCCTGCGCAAGGATCGGCTGATCGACAAGATGCCGCTCACCGGCAGCGTGGCCGCGGTGAGCGTCGGCATCGTCGGCGGCAGGGCGCTGCTCGACCTCTGCTACGAGGAGGACCACCGCGCGGAGGTCGACTTCAACGTCGTCATGACCGGCAGCGGCCGCTTCGTCGAGGTGCAGGGCACGGCGGAGGGGAAGGCCTTCACGCGCGCGCAGCTCGACAAGCTGCTCGCGCTCGCGAATACGGGCATCGAGCGCCTGGGCGCGATCCAACGCGACACGCTGCGCGAGGCCGGCATCACGCTGCCGCGTCGATGA
- a CDS encoding response regulator, whose translation MTTPQSPHLVLIVDDDPTTCALTATILEREGYRTRSCSSGRDALAAVEKEPVALVLLDVIMPGMDGFEVCARLRETEKGKRLPVILLTGRDDVDTRLEGMQSGVSEFLAKPVTRHELLARVRAQLHIVDLTRQLETVEDNLKQRTGAPAPATR comes from the coding sequence ATGACGACTCCCCAGAGCCCCCATCTCGTCCTCATCGTCGACGACGACCCGACCACCTGCGCGCTCACCGCGACGATCCTCGAGCGCGAGGGCTACCGCACGCGCTCGTGCTCGAGCGGCCGCGACGCCCTGGCGGCGGTCGAAAAAGAACCGGTGGCGCTCGTCCTCCTGGACGTCATCATGCCGGGTATGGACGGCTTCGAAGTCTGCGCCCGCCTGCGCGAGACCGAGAAGGGGAAGCGCCTGCCGGTGATCCTGCTCACCGGCCGCGACGACGTCGACACGCGCCTCGAGGGCATGCAGTCCGGCGTCAGCGAGTTCCTCGCCAAGCCGGTGACCCGACACGAGCTCCTCGCCCGCGTGCGCGCGCAGCTCCACATCGTCGACCTCACCCGTCAGCTCGAGACCGTCGAAGACAACCTGAAGCAACGCACCGGCGCCCCAGCGCCCGCTACCCGCTAG